A single genomic interval of Streptomyces graminofaciens harbors:
- a CDS encoding WhiB family transcriptional regulator has translation MTELVQQLLVDDADEELGWQERALCAQTDPESFFPEKGGSTREAKKVCLACEVRSECLEYALANDERFGIWGGLSERERRRLKKAAV, from the coding sequence ATGACCGAGCTCGTGCAGCAACTGCTGGTCGACGACGCGGACGAGGAACTCGGCTGGCAGGAGCGCGCGCTGTGCGCCCAGACCGATCCCGAGTCCTTCTTCCCCGAGAAGGGCGGCTCGACCCGCGAGGCCAAGAAGGTCTGCCTCGCCTGCGAAGTCCGCTCCGAGTGCCTCGAATACGCCCTGGCGAACGACGAACGGTTCGGCATCTGGGGCGGCCTGTCCGAGCGGGAACGCCGCCGCCTGAAGAAGGCCGCCGTCTGA
- a CDS encoding metallopeptidase family protein produces MDNLVPPPAAAPGPRRRDRHGRGMRGPIAPPQVPLAASRADLFADLVQDSVERLERRWPQLVDIDFLVLEVPRLDGPGETWNDEAVPLGGTIPARDGRPARVVVYRRPVEIRTKGRDERAALVHEVVVEQVAELLGLNPEAVDPRYGED; encoded by the coding sequence ATGGACAACCTCGTACCGCCCCCCGCCGCCGCGCCCGGGCCCCGTCGCCGCGATCGTCACGGCAGGGGCATGCGTGGCCCCATCGCGCCGCCCCAGGTGCCGCTCGCGGCGAGCCGGGCCGATCTCTTCGCGGATCTGGTGCAGGACTCCGTGGAGCGGCTGGAGCGGCGGTGGCCGCAGCTGGTCGACATCGACTTCCTCGTGCTGGAGGTGCCGCGGCTCGATGGGCCCGGGGAGACGTGGAACGACGAGGCGGTGCCGCTCGGCGGGACGATTCCGGCACGGGACGGGCGACCGGCTCGGGTCGTGGTGTACCGGCGGCCGGTGGAGATCCGGACCAAGGGGCGGGACGAGCGGGCCGCGCTGGTGCACGAGGTCGTCGTCGAGCAGGTGGCGGAGTTGCTGGGATTGAATCCGGAGGCTGTGGATCCGCGGTACGGGGAGGACTGA
- a CDS encoding phosphomannomutase/phosphoglucomutase — protein MAADLSTIVKAYDVRGVVPDQWDEPLAELFGAAFAQVTDAEAIVIGHDMRPSSPGLSRAFARGAAALGVNVSEIGLCSTDQLYYASGALNLPGAMFTASHNPAQYNGIKMCRAGAAPVGQDTGLTEIRELAESWSESGAPQPAATPGTITRRDTLEDYAAHLLGLVDLTSIRPLKVVVDAGNGMGGHTVPTVFAGLPLDVVPMYFELDGTFPNHEANPLDPANIVDLQKRVREEGADLGIAFDGDADRCFVVDEHGDPVSPSAITALVASRELARNGGKGTVIHNLITSWTVPEVVKENGGTAVRTRVGHSFIKAEMARTGAIFGGEHSAHYYFADFWNADTGMLAALHVLAALGGQEGPLSGLVAQYERYAGSGEINSTVADQAGRLAAIKAAYEGQEGVILDELDGLTVSASDWWFNVRPSNTEPLLRLNAEARDETTMTKVRDEVLGIIRG, from the coding sequence GTGGCTGCTGATCTGTCGACGATCGTCAAGGCGTACGACGTGCGCGGGGTGGTCCCGGACCAGTGGGACGAGCCCCTGGCCGAGCTCTTCGGGGCGGCCTTCGCGCAGGTGACCGACGCGGAGGCCATCGTGATCGGACACGACATGCGGCCCTCCTCGCCGGGCCTGTCGCGCGCTTTCGCGCGCGGAGCGGCCGCGCTCGGGGTGAACGTCAGCGAAATCGGCCTGTGTTCGACGGACCAGCTGTACTACGCCTCGGGGGCGCTGAACCTGCCCGGCGCCATGTTCACGGCCTCCCACAACCCCGCCCAGTACAACGGCATCAAGATGTGCCGCGCGGGCGCGGCGCCGGTCGGCCAGGACACGGGTCTCACCGAGATCCGCGAACTGGCCGAGTCCTGGAGCGAGTCGGGCGCCCCGCAGCCGGCCGCGACACCGGGGACGATCACCCGGCGCGACACGTTGGAGGACTACGCGGCGCACCTCCTCGGCCTTGTCGACCTGACCTCCATCCGCCCCCTGAAGGTCGTCGTCGACGCGGGCAACGGCATGGGCGGCCACACGGTCCCCACGGTCTTCGCCGGCCTGCCCCTGGACGTCGTCCCGATGTACTTCGAACTGGACGGCACGTTCCCGAACCACGAGGCCAACCCCCTCGACCCGGCCAACATCGTCGACCTCCAGAAGCGCGTCCGCGAGGAGGGCGCCGACCTCGGCATCGCCTTCGACGGCGACGCCGACCGCTGCTTCGTCGTCGACGAGCACGGCGACCCCGTCTCGCCGTCCGCGATCACCGCACTGGTCGCCTCCCGCGAGCTGGCCAGGAACGGCGGCAAGGGCACGGTCATCCACAACCTGATCACGTCGTGGACGGTCCCGGAGGTCGTGAAGGAGAACGGCGGCACGGCGGTACGCACGCGCGTGGGCCACTCCTTCATCAAGGCCGAGATGGCGAGAACGGGCGCGATCTTCGGCGGCGAACACTCCGCGCACTACTACTTCGCCGACTTCTGGAACGCCGACACAGGCATGCTGGCCGCGCTGCACGTCCTCGCCGCCCTCGGTGGCCAGGAGGGCCCCCTGTCCGGCCTGGTCGCCCAGTACGAGCGCTACGCGGGCTCCGGCGAGATCAACTCCACCGTCGCCGACCAGGCGGGCCGCCTCGCCGCGATCAAGGCCGCCTACGAGGGCCAGGAGGGCGTCATCCTGGACGAGCTGGACGGCCTCACGGTCTCGGCGTCCGACTGGTGGTTCAACGTCCGCCCCTCCAACACGGAACCCCTCCTCCGGCTGAACGCGGAGGCCCGCGACGAGACGACGATGACGAAGGTCAGGGACGAGGTGCTGGGGATCATCAGGGGCTGA
- a CDS encoding glycosyltransferase family 2 protein, giving the protein MSVHSHTAAHHDAATPEFPRHVVTAVLVAHDGARWLPDALAGLLGQERPVQNALAADTGSADDSARLLTDALGPDRVLHLARRTGFGQAVDEVNRTADVLTPDDLPYLKRPSGWDPVTRTWRDDTYDMPELPHGEPEQWLWLLHDDCAPEPDALAQLLRAVENERELGRDDVAVVGPKLRGWYDRRQLLEVGVTIANSGRRWTGLDRREQDQGQHDHVRPSLAVSTAGMLIRRDVFEQLGGFDRRLPLMRDDVDLCWRATSAGHRVLVAPEAVVRHAEASSRERRTVDCVGRSAASPHMVDKAGAVYTLLVNSRTAQLPWVLLRVVLGTLLRIVAYLVGKVPGQAVDEIRGLLSVLLRPERIIAGRNKRGRSQVDKGEMRPLFPPPGATIRATVEQAAGSLFGNSDTETAAAGRHGGAVESGPGDEDADFLQIEQFARLKRIARKPGPVLFLVLLLASLAACRDLLGGGALAGGALLPAPADSAELWSRYVDAWHPVGTGGTDAAPPYLAILATLASLLLGSTGLAVTVLLVASVPLAGCTAYFASRPLVESRLLRAWAAVVYAFLPAATGALAGGRIGTAVLAILLPLIARAGAAASGLANTSGARGSWRATWAYALLLTITTAFTPIVWPIALLLGLGLLVVRRREIVPYGLRFLAQLGTPLLILAPWSLTLLPFGFFTQAGLEYGPSAASATDLLGASPGGPGTVGGLMLIGVVLAALAALLRSERQWAIRTAWAAALVALVLAVLSNKSTWAGPATLVYGIALLAAAVLGADGARARVAEQSFGWRQPVAALIALAAAVGPLFAAFGWMLGGADGPLERRDPVQVPAFVAEESGTRDQARTLVLDSDTTARVGYTLVRGSGARLGDAELAAAGGENKRLDKVVANLVAGSGADQSDELGGFAVRYVLVREGAPREVGRVLDATPGLSRLGQQDGSALWRLDRQVARATIETASGTPQPIAAGPVDVHTTIPAGASGRVLRLADTADEGWTATLDGKPLTPTTVDGWAQGFELPTTGGKLDITFDAPAGHTAWLWVQGSLAVVLVVLALPGRRRDVDDDLPDEPVAVPAQDSTGDGRRARRLRAQADSEAEADRSADATEPAPPAEEPLAPDAVPQQQAYGEWDQSAYAGAATEYGQYDQQYQGQYQGGGYDQQHYQTDPYQGAQYDPYASYGGNNASYDQTYTQGYETPYDPSQGTGTDSERPDGSQQ; this is encoded by the coding sequence ATGTCCGTGCACAGCCACACGGCAGCCCACCACGACGCTGCCACTCCTGAGTTCCCACGCCATGTGGTGACCGCGGTCCTCGTCGCCCACGACGGCGCCCGCTGGCTGCCCGACGCGCTCGCCGGGCTGCTCGGCCAGGAGCGCCCCGTCCAGAACGCCCTGGCGGCCGACACCGGCAGCGCGGACGACTCCGCCCGGCTGCTCACCGACGCCCTCGGCCCCGACCGGGTCCTGCACCTCGCCCGGCGCACCGGTTTCGGCCAGGCCGTCGACGAGGTCAACCGCACCGCCGATGTCCTCACCCCGGACGACCTGCCGTACCTCAAGCGCCCCAGCGGCTGGGACCCCGTGACCCGCACCTGGCGCGACGACACGTACGACATGCCCGAGCTCCCGCACGGCGAACCCGAACAGTGGCTGTGGCTGCTCCACGACGACTGCGCCCCCGAGCCCGACGCCCTCGCCCAGCTCCTGCGGGCCGTCGAGAACGAACGCGAGCTCGGCCGCGACGACGTGGCCGTGGTCGGCCCCAAGCTGCGCGGCTGGTACGACCGCCGCCAGCTCCTGGAGGTCGGCGTCACCATCGCCAACTCCGGCCGCCGCTGGACCGGCCTGGACCGCCGCGAACAGGACCAGGGCCAGCACGACCACGTACGCCCGAGCCTCGCCGTCTCCACCGCCGGCATGCTGATCCGCCGTGACGTCTTCGAACAGCTGGGCGGCTTCGACCGCCGGCTGCCGCTGATGCGCGACGACGTCGACCTGTGCTGGCGCGCCACGTCCGCCGGCCACCGCGTCCTCGTCGCCCCCGAAGCGGTCGTACGGCACGCCGAGGCCTCCTCCCGCGAGCGCCGCACCGTCGACTGCGTGGGCCGCAGCGCCGCCTCCCCGCACATGGTCGACAAGGCCGGCGCCGTCTACACCCTCCTCGTCAACTCCCGTACGGCACAGCTGCCCTGGGTGCTGCTGCGCGTCGTCCTCGGCACCCTGCTGCGGATCGTCGCCTACCTCGTCGGCAAGGTCCCCGGCCAGGCCGTCGACGAGATCCGCGGCCTGCTGAGCGTGCTCCTGCGACCCGAGCGGATCATCGCCGGGCGCAACAAGAGAGGCCGCTCCCAGGTCGACAAGGGCGAGATGCGCCCCCTGTTCCCGCCCCCCGGCGCCACCATCCGGGCCACCGTCGAACAGGCCGCGGGCAGTCTGTTCGGCAACTCGGACACCGAGACCGCCGCGGCCGGACGGCACGGCGGAGCGGTCGAGTCCGGGCCCGGCGACGAAGACGCCGACTTCCTGCAGATCGAGCAGTTCGCCCGGCTCAAGCGCATCGCCCGCAAACCCGGCCCGGTGCTCTTCCTCGTCCTGCTGCTGGCCTCGCTCGCCGCCTGCCGCGACCTCCTCGGCGGCGGCGCGCTCGCCGGCGGCGCCCTGCTGCCCGCGCCCGCCGACTCCGCCGAGCTCTGGTCGCGCTACGTGGACGCCTGGCACCCCGTCGGCACGGGCGGCACCGACGCCGCCCCGCCCTACCTGGCCATCCTCGCCACGCTCGCCTCCCTGCTGCTCGGCTCCACCGGGCTCGCCGTCACCGTGCTCCTCGTGGCGTCCGTACCGCTGGCCGGCTGCACCGCCTACTTCGCCTCGCGCCCCCTCGTCGAGTCCCGGCTGCTGCGCGCCTGGGCCGCCGTCGTGTACGCCTTCCTGCCCGCCGCCACCGGAGCGCTCGCGGGCGGCCGCATCGGCACCGCCGTCCTCGCGATCCTGCTGCCGCTGATCGCCCGCGCGGGCGCCGCCGCCAGCGGGCTCGCGAACACCTCGGGGGCGCGTGGCAGTTGGCGCGCCACCTGGGCGTACGCCCTGCTGCTGACGATCACCACCGCGTTCACCCCGATCGTGTGGCCCATCGCGCTGCTCCTCGGCCTCGGCCTCCTCGTCGTGCGTCGCCGCGAGATCGTCCCCTACGGGCTGCGCTTCCTCGCCCAGCTGGGCACCCCGCTGCTGATCCTCGCCCCCTGGTCGCTGACGCTGCTGCCGTTCGGCTTCTTCACCCAGGCCGGCCTCGAGTACGGACCGAGCGCGGCCTCCGCGACCGATCTGCTCGGCGCGAGCCCCGGCGGGCCCGGCACGGTCGGCGGGCTGATGCTCATCGGCGTCGTCCTGGCCGCGCTGGCCGCCCTGCTGCGCTCCGAGCGCCAGTGGGCAATCCGGACCGCCTGGGCCGCCGCCCTGGTCGCCCTCGTCCTCGCGGTCCTCTCCAACAAGTCCACCTGGGCCGGACCCGCCACCCTCGTCTACGGCATCGCCCTCCTGGCCGCCGCCGTACTGGGCGCGGACGGGGCACGCGCGCGTGTGGCCGAGCAGAGCTTCGGCTGGCGCCAGCCGGTGGCCGCGCTCATCGCGCTCGCCGCCGCCGTGGGCCCGCTGTTCGCCGCCTTCGGCTGGATGCTCGGCGGCGCCGACGGACCCCTGGAGCGCCGCGACCCCGTACAGGTGCCCGCGTTCGTCGCCGAGGAGAGCGGCACCCGCGACCAGGCCCGCACCCTCGTCCTGGACAGCGACACCACCGCGCGCGTGGGCTACACCCTGGTCCGCGGCTCCGGCGCCCGCCTCGGCGACGCCGAACTCGCGGCCGCCGGCGGCGAGAACAAGCGGCTCGACAAGGTCGTCGCCAACCTCGTCGCCGGCTCCGGCGCCGACCAGAGCGACGAACTGGGCGGCTTCGCCGTGCGCTACGTCCTCGTCCGTGAGGGCGCGCCCCGCGAGGTCGGCCGCGTCCTGGACGCCACGCCCGGCCTGAGCCGCCTCGGCCAGCAGGACGGCAGTGCCCTGTGGCGGTTGGACCGTCAGGTCGCCCGCGCCACCATCGAGACCGCCTCCGGCACCCCGCAGCCCATCGCCGCCGGCCCCGTCGACGTGCACACCACGATCCCTGCGGGCGCGTCGGGCCGGGTGCTCCGCCTCGCCGACACCGCCGACGAGGGCTGGACGGCCACCCTGGACGGCAAGCCGCTCACCCCCACCACGGTCGACGGCTGGGCCCAGGGCTTCGAACTGCCCACCACCGGCGGCAAACTCGACATCACCTTCGACGCCCCCGCCGGCCACACGGCCTGGCTGTGGGTCCAGGGATCGCTCGCCGTCGTCCTCGTGGTGCTCGCCCTGCCCGGCCGCCGCCGGGACGTCGACGACGACCTCCCCGACGAGCCGGTCGCCGTGCCCGCGCAGGACAGCACCGGCGACGGCCGGCGCGCCCGCCGACTGCGCGCCCAGGCGGACTCCGAGGCCGAGGCCGACCGGTCCGCCGACGCCACCGAGCCTGCTCCTCCCGCGGAGGAGCCCCTCGCCCCCGACGCGGTCCCACAACAGCAGGCGTACGGGGAGTGGGACCAGTCGGCCTACGCGGGCGCGGCCACCGAGTACGGCCAGTACGACCAGCAGTACCAGGGCCAGTACCAGGGCGGGGGCTACGACCAGCAGCACTACCAGACCGACCCCTACCAGGGCGCCCAGTACGACCCGTACGCCTCCTACGGGGGCAACAACGCCTCCTACGACCAGACGTACACCCAGGGCTACGAGACGCCGTACGACCCGTCGCAGGGCACCGGCACCGACAGTGAGCGCCCCGACGGGAGCCAGCAGTGA
- a CDS encoding DUF3499 domain-containing protein: MQSRRGPLKSAVPSNVVSPVRRCSRTACGRPAVATLTYVYADSTAVLGPLATYAEPHCYDLCAEHSERLTAPRGWEVVRLLDSSAPARPSGDDLEALANAVREAARPQQRAAEAGGPGARTVDPMEVARRGHLRVLRSPDN; the protein is encoded by the coding sequence GTGCAGAGTCGTCGCGGCCCGCTCAAGAGTGCGGTACCGTCCAACGTCGTGAGCCCTGTACGTCGCTGTTCGCGCACCGCTTGCGGCCGCCCCGCCGTCGCGACGCTGACGTACGTCTACGCCGACTCGACCGCGGTCCTCGGCCCGCTCGCCACCTACGCCGAACCCCACTGCTACGACCTGTGCGCCGAGCACTCCGAGCGCCTCACCGCACCGCGCGGCTGGGAGGTCGTCCGACTGCTCGACTCCTCGGCTCCGGCGCGCCCCAGTGGCGACGACCTGGAAGCGCTTGCCAACGCCGTACGCGAAGCGGCCCGTCCTCAGCAGCGCGCCGCGGAGGCCGGAGGCCCCGGCGCACGCACGGTGGACCCGATGGAGGTCGCGCGCCGAGGTCACCTGAGGGTCCTGCGCTCACCCGACAACTGA
- a CDS encoding DUF5719 family protein, whose translation MKRTTLSLLAGTTALAAVTGFAVLSTPDAVGGDTTAAAAQLPVERTSLLCPQPSTSDVAETAYTSFTPVTKGTGSDGSAALEAAGGTGTDGKTEKSKKAKKPVLELKEPGKPVTTSTDSGDSPALIGTAEGKFAPGWTVQQTTEVAAGIGRGLLGVNCTAPDTEFWFPGVSTSEGRTDYVHLTNPDDAAAVVDIELYGKDGALKSTVGEGITVRPRSSEPVLLSTLATAKEADLTVRISVRSGRVAAAVQALDEKQGGDWLAASTDPTADLVLPGIPKDATDVRLIAFAPGDTDADLNVRLASPSGQITPAGNETLHVKAGMTAAADLGDVTRGEAGSLILTPTDSSVPVVAALRIVRGKGADQETAFIPATRPVGSRATVADNRAKGTTLALTATGSAAKVKVTASAGSGGGTPTTKTFTIKAGTTQNVDMPAPNGLKGTYALTVERLSGGRLYASRTLASTLDGVPAFTVQTLPDDRGTVAVPEAEQDLSVLQK comes from the coding sequence GTGAAGCGCACGACCCTGTCCCTGCTCGCCGGCACGACCGCGCTCGCCGCCGTCACCGGCTTCGCCGTGCTCAGCACCCCCGACGCCGTCGGCGGCGACACCACCGCGGCGGCCGCCCAACTCCCCGTGGAACGCACGAGTCTGCTCTGCCCCCAGCCGAGCACCTCGGACGTCGCGGAGACCGCGTACACATCGTTCACACCCGTCACCAAGGGCACGGGCAGCGACGGAAGCGCGGCGCTGGAGGCGGCGGGCGGGACAGGCACCGACGGCAAGACGGAGAAGTCGAAGAAGGCGAAGAAGCCGGTCCTGGAGCTGAAGGAACCCGGCAAGCCCGTGACGACCAGCACCGACAGCGGCGACTCGCCCGCGCTGATCGGCACGGCCGAGGGGAAGTTCGCACCCGGCTGGACCGTCCAGCAGACCACCGAGGTCGCCGCCGGCATCGGCCGCGGCCTGCTCGGCGTCAACTGCACGGCCCCGGACACGGAGTTCTGGTTCCCGGGCGTCAGCACCTCCGAGGGCCGCACCGACTACGTCCACCTGACCAACCCGGACGACGCGGCGGCCGTGGTCGACATCGAGCTGTACGGCAAGGACGGCGCCCTGAAGTCGACGGTCGGCGAGGGGATCACAGTCCGGCCCCGCTCCAGCGAGCCGGTCCTGCTGTCGACGCTCGCCACGGCGAAGGAGGCCGACCTCACGGTCCGCATCAGCGTCCGCAGCGGCCGGGTCGCCGCCGCGGTCCAGGCCCTGGACGAGAAGCAGGGCGGCGACTGGCTGGCCGCCTCGACCGACCCCACGGCCGACCTGGTCCTCCCCGGCATCCCGAAGGACGCCACGGACGTACGGCTGATCGCCTTCGCCCCCGGTGACACGGACGCCGACCTGAACGTCCGCCTGGCCTCGCCCTCCGGCCAGATCACGCCCGCGGGCAACGAGACGCTCCATGTGAAGGCCGGCATGACGGCGGCGGCGGACCTCGGCGACGTCACGCGAGGCGAGGCGGGCTCCCTGATCCTGACGCCCACCGACAGCTCCGTCCCCGTGGTGGCGGCCCTCCGGATCGTCCGCGGCAAGGGCGCCGACCAGGAGACGGCGTTCATCCCCGCCACCCGCCCGGTCGGCTCACGCGCGACGGTCGCCGACAACCGGGCCAAGGGCACCACCCTCGCCCTGACCGCCACCGGCAGCGCGGCCAAGGTGAAGGTCACGGCATCCGCGGGCAGCGGTGGCGGCACACCCACGACAAAGACGTTCACGATCAAGGCAGGCACGACCCAGAACGTCGACATGCCCGCCCCGAACGGCTTGAAGGGCACCTACGCCCTCACGGTGGAACGGCTCTCCGGTGGCCGCCTCTACGCCTCCCGCACCCTCGCCTCCACCCTCGACGGAGTCCCCGCCTTCACCGTCCAAACCCTCCCGGACGACCGGGGCACGGTGGCGGTACCGGAGGCGGAACAGGACTTGTCGGTGCTGCAGAAGTAG